The following proteins are encoded in a genomic region of Stutzerimonas balearica DSM 6083:
- a CDS encoding dienelactone hydrolase family protein: MNPLVSTPMRFTLGRARLHGDLRVPPQACGLVVFVHGSGSSRHSPRNRNVARYFNERGLATLLFDLLTTQEQPLDELTRRLRFDIPLLSQRLTGVVDQLRQDAGLRELRIGLFGASTGAAAALITAASRPADIAAVVSRGGRVDLAADALEQVHAPTLFIVGGRDHEVLRLNRDAAARLRCPHQLTLVEGATHLFDEPGSLQEVARLAGDWFVRQLAP, translated from the coding sequence ATGAACCCGCTCGTCAGCACCCCGATGCGCTTCACCCTGGGCCGGGCCCGGCTGCATGGCGACCTTCGCGTTCCGCCGCAGGCGTGCGGGCTGGTGGTCTTCGTGCATGGCAGCGGCAGCAGCCGGCACAGCCCGCGTAACCGCAACGTGGCGCGCTACTTCAACGAGCGCGGCCTGGCCACGCTGCTGTTCGACCTGCTCACCACACAGGAGCAGCCCCTCGACGAACTGACCCGGCGCCTGCGTTTCGACATTCCGCTGCTCAGCCAGCGGCTGACCGGCGTAGTCGACCAGCTGCGTCAGGACGCCGGGCTGCGCGAGCTGCGCATCGGCCTGTTCGGCGCCAGCACGGGCGCCGCCGCGGCCTTGATCACCGCGGCTTCGCGCCCGGCGGACATTGCCGCGGTGGTCTCGCGCGGTGGGCGGGTCGACCTGGCAGCCGATGCCCTGGAGCAGGTCCATGCGCCGACGCTGTTCATCGTCGGCGGGCGCGACCACGAAGTGCTGCGCCTCAACCGCGACGCCGCCGCGCGGCTGCGCTGCCCGCACCAACTGACGCTGGTCGAAGGCGCCACGCACCTGTTCGACGAGCCGGGCAGCCTGCAAGAGGTGGCGCGGCTCGCCGGTGACTGGTTCGTGCGGCAGCTGGCGCCCTGA
- the gloA gene encoding lactoylglutathione lyase gives MPFNTELQPGVCEQPDAETQDYVFNHTMLRVKDPERSLDFYSRVLGMRLLRRLDFEEARFSLYFLAMTRGEAVPEDAAERQRYAFGRQSVLELTHNWGTESDDSQYHNGNAEPRGFGHICFSVPDIERACARFAQLDVSFVKTLDKGMKHVAFIRDPDGYWIEIVQADLLGELGRT, from the coding sequence ATGCCGTTCAATACCGAACTTCAGCCCGGCGTCTGCGAACAGCCCGATGCCGAGACCCAGGACTACGTGTTCAACCACACCATGCTGCGGGTCAAGGACCCGGAGCGCTCGCTGGACTTCTACAGCCGTGTGCTGGGCATGCGCCTGCTGCGCCGGCTGGACTTCGAGGAGGCGCGCTTCTCGCTGTACTTCCTCGCCATGACCCGTGGCGAGGCGGTGCCCGAAGATGCCGCCGAACGGCAGCGCTACGCCTTCGGCCGCCAGTCGGTGCTCGAGCTGACCCACAACTGGGGCACCGAGTCCGACGACAGCCAGTACCACAACGGCAACGCCGAGCCGCGCGGCTTCGGCCACATCTGCTTCTCCGTACCGGATATCGAACGCGCCTGTGCGCGCTTCGCGCAGCTGGACGTGTCCTTCGTCAAGACGCTCGACAAGGGCATGAAGCACGTCGCCTTCATCCGCGACCCGGACGGCTACTGGATCGAGATCGTCCAGGCCGACCTGCTCGGCGAACTCGGCCGCACTTGA
- a CDS encoding ribbon-helix-helix domain-containing protein encodes MCNLYSSTDPSLYEHQTRSIRLQGAVTSVRLEREFWSILEEIAAGEGYGVPQFINQLYSEVILRRGEVGNLASLLRVVCTVYLTHGRQSARTLELLAMPARQRRGAASNAQA; translated from the coding sequence ATGTGCAATCTGTATTCATCCACCGACCCTTCGCTCTACGAACACCAAACCCGCTCGATCCGCCTGCAGGGCGCGGTGACCAGCGTGCGCCTGGAACGCGAGTTCTGGTCGATCCTCGAGGAAATTGCCGCCGGCGAGGGTTATGGCGTGCCGCAGTTCATCAACCAGCTGTACAGCGAGGTGATCCTGCGCCGCGGTGAAGTCGGCAACCTGGCGTCCCTGCTGCGCGTGGTCTGCACGGTCTATCTGACGCATGGCCGGCAGTCGGCCAGAACCCTGGAGCTGCTCGCCATGCCGGCACGGCAGCGACGCGGTGCGGCGAGCAACGCCCAGGCCTGA
- a CDS encoding tat (twin-arginine translocation) pathway signal sequence, producing the protein MSEMTLDRRRFLQGAGSLLMGTLLFVNGPVALAAPTRSWSLPLSRLDGHQAERLLVMVRRLYPHDSMEDAVYALVVKELDSRAAADPGLADLLREGVVTLDRAAGGDWLAADAGEQQAILETLQAQPFFAQVRGVAVTALYSNELAYLHFGYEGASFPKGGYLHRGFNDLSWLPDPPLNASPKPFA; encoded by the coding sequence ATGAGCGAGATGACGCTCGACCGCCGGCGCTTCCTGCAGGGCGCCGGCAGCCTGCTGATGGGCACCCTGCTGTTCGTCAACGGCCCGGTGGCGCTGGCCGCGCCGACGCGCAGCTGGTCGTTGCCGCTGAGCCGCCTCGATGGCCACCAGGCCGAGCGCCTGCTGGTCATGGTCCGCCGGCTCTATCCCCACGACAGCATGGAGGATGCCGTCTACGCCCTGGTGGTCAAGGAACTCGACAGCCGTGCCGCCGCCGACCCGGGGCTCGCCGATCTGCTGCGCGAAGGGGTGGTCACGCTTGACCGCGCCGCGGGCGGCGACTGGCTGGCGGCCGATGCCGGGGAACAGCAGGCGATCCTCGAAACGTTGCAGGCGCAGCCGTTTTTCGCCCAGGTGCGCGGCGTGGCGGTGACCGCGCTGTACAGCAACGAGCTGGCCTACCTGCACTTCGGCTATGAAGGCGCCTCCTTTCCCAAGGGCGGCTACCTGCACCGTGGCTTCAACGACCTGTCCTGGCTGCCCGACCCGCCGCTGAACGCCAGCCCGAAGCCCTTTGCCTGA
- a CDS encoding GMC family oxidoreductase: MTTYQYDDDSVVVIIGSGAGGGTLANELCQKGVPVVLLEAGKRESPATFINDEWPSFNQLSWGDPRTTSGSWRIARDFPNLPAWICKTVGGTTTHWAGASLRLQAHEFRARDTYGAIDGADLLDWPLTLEDLAPYYARAEDKMGVTRTHDIPGLPGNNNFKVMYAGAQKLGYRHCSTGRMAINSRPRNGRAGCQQLGFCFQGCKMGAKWSTLYTEIPAAEATGKLELRTQAQVLRIEHDAHGRASAVVYADAEGRLQRQKARVVAVAGNAIETPRILLNSQSSLFPHGLGNGSGTVGRYYMRHTTGSVFAEFDEPVHFYRGTIMAGIISDEVLHRPERGFAGGYEMETLSLGLPFMAAFFDPGAWGSDFTRVMDRYTHLAGLWIVGEDMPRPTNRITLNEAVRDAWGMPVANVHYDDHPNDLAMREHAYRQGEALYQAVGATKAHRLPPFPSTHNLGTCRMSAKEGDGVCNRYGQSHEVANLFISDGSQFTSSAAENPTLTIVSLAIRQAEYIAEQLSTRAV, from the coding sequence ATGACGACCTATCAGTACGACGACGATTCGGTAGTGGTGATCATCGGCTCCGGTGCCGGTGGCGGCACCCTGGCCAACGAGCTGTGCCAGAAGGGCGTGCCGGTGGTGCTGCTCGAGGCCGGCAAGCGCGAGTCCCCGGCGACCTTCATCAACGACGAGTGGCCCTCGTTCAACCAGCTGAGCTGGGGCGACCCGCGCACCACCTCCGGCTCCTGGCGCATCGCCCGCGATTTTCCCAACCTGCCGGCGTGGATCTGCAAGACCGTCGGTGGCACCACCACGCACTGGGCCGGCGCCAGCCTGCGCCTGCAGGCGCACGAATTCCGTGCCCGCGACACCTACGGCGCGATCGACGGCGCCGACCTGCTCGACTGGCCGCTGACCCTCGAAGACCTCGCGCCGTACTACGCGCGCGCCGAGGACAAGATGGGCGTGACCCGCACCCACGACATCCCCGGGCTGCCGGGCAACAACAACTTCAAGGTGATGTACGCCGGTGCGCAGAAACTCGGCTACCGGCACTGCTCCACCGGGCGCATGGCGATCAACAGCCGGCCGCGCAACGGCCGTGCCGGTTGCCAGCAGCTGGGCTTCTGCTTCCAGGGCTGCAAGATGGGCGCGAAGTGGTCGACGCTCTACACCGAGATCCCTGCCGCCGAGGCTACCGGCAAGCTGGAGCTGCGCACCCAGGCGCAGGTGCTGCGCATCGAGCACGACGCCCATGGCCGCGCCAGTGCGGTGGTCTACGCCGATGCCGAGGGCCGGCTGCAGCGGCAGAAGGCGCGGGTGGTCGCGGTGGCCGGCAATGCCATCGAGACGCCGCGAATCCTGCTCAACTCGCAGTCGAGCCTGTTTCCCCACGGTCTGGGCAACGGCTCGGGCACCGTCGGGCGCTATTACATGCGCCACACCACCGGCTCGGTGTTCGCCGAGTTCGACGAACCGGTGCACTTCTACCGCGGCACCATCATGGCCGGGATCATCAGCGACGAGGTGCTGCATCGTCCCGAACGCGGCTTCGCCGGCGGCTACGAGATGGAGACGCTGTCGCTGGGCCTGCCGTTCATGGCGGCGTTCTTCGATCCGGGCGCCTGGGGCAGCGACTTCACCCGCGTGATGGATCGCTACACCCATCTCGCCGGGCTGTGGATCGTTGGCGAAGACATGCCGCGGCCGACCAACCGCATCACCCTCAACGAGGCGGTGCGCGATGCCTGGGGCATGCCGGTGGCGAACGTCCACTACGACGATCACCCCAACGACCTGGCCATGCGCGAGCACGCCTACCGCCAGGGCGAGGCGCTCTACCAGGCGGTGGGTGCGACCAAGGCGCATCGTCTGCCGCCGTTTCCCTCGACGCACAACCTCGGCACCTGCCGGATGAGCGCGAAGGAGGGTGACGGGGTCTGCAATCGCTATGGGCAGAGCCACGAGGTGGCCAACCTGTTCATCTCCGATGGCAGCCAGTTCACCAGCAGCGCGGCGGAAAACCCCACGCTGACCATCGTCAGCCTGGCGATCCGCCAGGCCGAGTACATCGCCGAGCAGCTGAGCACGCGCGCCGTGTAG
- a CDS encoding ArsA family ATPase → MLLTLAARRRVLFFSGKGGVGKTTVAAATALAQAEAGRRVLLVSTDPAHNLGHLWQREVGPQPVRLAPALDGLELDPELTTREHLAQVGAALRQLMPPHLAGEVDKHMALSREAPGMHEAALLERIADTLLDGLASYDLLVFDTAPSGHTARLMALPEMMTAWTEGLLQRQQRQSRFSQVLKNLGQDEGLGRNVLGGPEEQAEGDRGARIRRILNRRRERFAALRELIGDSERCAFVVVLAAERLPVLETLELHDKLARSGIAVAALVVNKRSPNDAGRFLAERHAQEAQHLATLRQRLGQLPLQELPLLPGDVVGQAALQAFARRLAEH, encoded by the coding sequence ATGCTGCTGACACTGGCCGCGCGCCGCCGCGTGCTGTTCTTCAGCGGCAAGGGCGGCGTCGGCAAGACCACCGTTGCCGCCGCCACCGCGCTGGCCCAGGCCGAGGCCGGGCGCCGCGTGCTGCTGGTATCCACCGACCCGGCGCACAACCTCGGCCACCTCTGGCAACGCGAGGTCGGCCCGCAGCCGGTACGCCTGGCGCCGGCGCTCGACGGCCTGGAGCTGGACCCGGAGCTGACCACCCGCGAACACCTGGCGCAGGTCGGCGCCGCGCTGCGTCAGCTGATGCCGCCGCACCTGGCCGGCGAGGTCGATAAGCACATGGCGCTGTCACGCGAGGCGCCGGGCATGCACGAAGCCGCGCTGCTCGAGCGTATCGCCGACACCCTGCTCGACGGCCTGGCGAGCTACGATCTGCTGGTGTTCGACACCGCGCCTTCGGGCCATACCGCGCGGCTGATGGCGCTGCCGGAAATGATGACCGCCTGGACCGAAGGCCTGCTGCAGCGCCAGCAGCGCCAGTCGCGCTTCAGCCAGGTCCTGAAGAACCTCGGTCAGGACGAGGGCCTGGGGCGCAACGTGCTGGGCGGGCCCGAGGAGCAAGCGGAAGGCGACCGCGGCGCGCGCATCCGGCGCATCCTCAACCGGCGCCGCGAGCGCTTCGCCGCACTGCGCGAGCTGATCGGCGACAGCGAACGCTGCGCCTTCGTCGTGGTGCTGGCGGCCGAACGCCTGCCGGTACTCGAGACCCTGGAACTGCACGACAAGCTTGCGCGCAGCGGCATCGCGGTGGCCGCCCTGGTCGTCAACAAGCGCTCACCGAACGATGCCGGCCGCTTTCTCGCCGAACGCCACGCGCAGGAGGCGCAGCACCTGGCCACCCTGCGCCAGCGGCTCGGCCAGCTGCCCTTGCAGGAGCTGCCGTTGCTGCCCGGCGACGTGGTGGGCCAGGCCGCCCTGCAGGCCTTCGCCCGGCGCCTTGCCGAGCACTGA
- a CDS encoding cory-CC-star protein, which produces MKILAQLSAGLREFYVAPYRRTFARARRDEEDLFMLLVFSEMLGVPNPAAWYTLELMPELYERFHDWHRRMGMERSPLEHIGCC; this is translated from the coding sequence GTGAAGATCCTCGCCCAGCTCTCGGCCGGGCTGCGCGAGTTCTACGTCGCGCCCTACCGGCGCACCTTCGCCCGCGCCCGGCGCGACGAGGAGGACCTGTTCATGCTGCTGGTGTTCTCCGAGATGCTTGGCGTACCCAACCCGGCGGCCTGGTACACCCTGGAACTGATGCCCGAGCTCTACGAGCGCTTTCACGACTGGCACCGGCGCATGGGCATGGAGCGCTCGCCGCTGGAGCACATCGGATGCTGCTGA
- a CDS encoding carbon starvation CstA family protein, producing the protein MSAIVLLLIGLGAMSLGYLFYSKFIAEKIYRLDPNYRTPAHSMRDGVDYVPTNKFVLWGHHFTSVAGAAPIVGPAIAVIWGWVPAFLWVVLGTIFFAGVHDFGALWASARNKGQSVGMLSGRLIGSRGRSLFLVVIFLVLLMVNGAFAAVISNLLVSTPTSVIPVWGAILVALVIGQMIYRYNMKLLWPSVGGVIVLYALILLGNAYPIVLPESVLGLSAKSFWILLLFLYAAIASLLPVWVLLQPRDYINGLQLFVGLGLLYLAVLFGAPDIVAPAYNAEMPADTPSIVPLLFVTIACGAISGFHGLVASGTTSKQLDKETDARFVGYFGAMGEGMLSLAAIICCTAGFASLLDWQQVYTAFGQGGVNAFVAGGGTLLANGLGLPADLGATVLAVMAILFAGTTMDTGLRLQRFVIQEAGELAGFKVNTLVGTLIAVGVCMALAYGAGSDGTGGMVIWPLFGTTNQLLAGLTLAIITVILIKQGRPAIYTLVPLVFLLVMSIYALLVQMGQFFRAENWLLLGMDVIILIAALWVTFEAVIAMRGGRDPLVDVPTDEPLP; encoded by the coding sequence ATGAGCGCCATCGTTCTGCTGCTGATCGGCCTGGGGGCCATGAGCCTCGGCTACCTGTTCTATTCGAAGTTCATCGCCGAGAAGATCTACCGGCTCGACCCGAACTACCGCACCCCGGCGCACAGCATGCGCGACGGCGTGGACTACGTGCCCACCAACAAATTCGTGCTCTGGGGCCACCACTTCACCTCGGTGGCCGGCGCCGCGCCGATCGTCGGCCCGGCGATCGCGGTGATCTGGGGCTGGGTGCCGGCATTTCTCTGGGTGGTGCTGGGCACGATCTTCTTTGCCGGCGTGCATGATTTCGGCGCGCTCTGGGCCAGCGCACGCAACAAGGGCCAGTCGGTCGGCATGCTCAGCGGCCGGCTGATCGGCTCGCGCGGGCGCAGCCTGTTCCTGGTAGTGATCTTTCTCGTCCTGCTGATGGTCAACGGCGCCTTTGCCGCGGTGATCTCCAACCTGCTGGTGTCCACGCCGACCTCGGTGATTCCGGTGTGGGGGGCGATCCTCGTCGCGCTGGTGATCGGCCAGATGATCTACCGCTACAACATGAAGCTGCTGTGGCCGTCGGTCGGCGGGGTGATCGTGCTCTATGCGCTGATCCTGCTCGGCAACGCCTATCCCATCGTGCTCCCGGAGAGCGTGCTGGGCCTGTCGGCCAAGTCGTTCTGGATCCTGCTGCTGTTCCTCTACGCGGCGATCGCCTCGCTGCTGCCGGTATGGGTGCTGCTGCAGCCGCGCGACTACATCAACGGCCTGCAACTGTTCGTCGGCCTCGGCCTGCTCTACCTGGCGGTGCTGTTCGGCGCACCGGACATCGTCGCCCCGGCCTACAACGCCGAGATGCCGGCCGACACGCCGAGCATCGTGCCGCTGTTGTTCGTCACCATCGCCTGCGGCGCGATCTCCGGCTTCCACGGGCTGGTCGCCTCGGGCACCACGTCCAAGCAGCTGGACAAGGAAACCGACGCCCGCTTCGTCGGCTACTTCGGCGCCATGGGCGAAGGCATGCTCTCGCTCGCCGCGATCATCTGCTGCACCGCGGGCTTCGCCAGCCTGCTCGACTGGCAGCAGGTCTACACCGCGTTCGGCCAGGGCGGCGTGAACGCCTTTGTCGCCGGCGGCGGCACCCTGCTGGCCAACGGCCTGGGGCTGCCGGCCGACCTCGGTGCCACGGTGCTGGCGGTGATGGCGATTCTCTTCGCCGGCACCACCATGGACACCGGCCTGCGCCTGCAGCGTTTCGTCATCCAGGAAGCCGGCGAGCTGGCCGGCTTCAAGGTCAACACCCTGGTCGGCACCCTGATCGCCGTCGGCGTGTGCATGGCACTGGCCTACGGCGCCGGCTCGGACGGCACCGGCGGCATGGTCATCTGGCCGCTGTTCGGCACCACCAACCAGCTGCTCGCCGGGCTGACCCTGGCGATCATCACCGTGATCCTGATCAAGCAGGGCCGCCCGGCGATCTACACCCTGGTGCCGCTGGTGTTCCTGCTGGTGATGTCGATCTATGCGCTGCTGGTGCAGATGGGCCAGTTCTTCCGCGCCGAGAACTGGCTGCTGCTGGGCATGGACGTGATCATCCTCATCGCTGCGCTGTGGGTGACCTTCGAAGCGGTGATCGCCATGCGCGGCGGCCGCGATCCGCTGGTCGACGTGCCCACCGACGAGCCGCTGCCGTGA
- a CDS encoding Na+/H+ antiporter subunit E, whose amino-acid sequence MRRHPGFNPLGWLLAYAALWALFSEGRGWLVGIPAVLLATWLSLRLGLQPWRLRWRALPGFLGFFLWHMTIGGIDVARRALGSPRSVAPAWAGYRLASRVPRVRLLLSALVGLLPGTLASRIEGDVLRVHVLDATQAWEPTVAELERRLQRLFGEGRGT is encoded by the coding sequence ATGCGCAGACACCCAGGCTTCAACCCGCTCGGCTGGTTGCTCGCTTACGCGGCCCTCTGGGCGCTGTTCAGCGAGGGGCGCGGCTGGTTGGTCGGCATCCCCGCGGTATTGCTCGCCACCTGGCTGAGCCTGCGCCTGGGCCTGCAGCCCTGGCGGCTGCGCTGGCGCGCCCTGCCGGGGTTTCTCGGCTTCTTCCTCTGGCACATGACGATCGGTGGCATCGACGTGGCGCGGCGGGCCCTGGGTTCGCCCCGGAGCGTCGCACCGGCCTGGGCCGGCTATCGCCTGGCCAGCCGCGTGCCGCGCGTGCGGCTGTTGCTTTCGGCGCTGGTGGGGCTGCTGCCCGGGACCCTGGCGTCGCGCATCGAGGGCGATGTGTTGCGCGTCCATGTGCTCGACGCCACGCAGGCCTGGGAGCCGACCGTGGCGGAGCTGGAGCGGCGGCTGCAGCGGCTGTTCGGCGAGGGGAGGGGCACATGA
- a CDS encoding monovalent cation/H+ antiporter complex subunit F → MTVLAAFVLLTLLLGLVRVVRGPARVDRLLVIQLFGTAGTAVLLVLADAGQQPALRDVALLLALLAAIASAALVQLLRRSRHE, encoded by the coding sequence ATGACAGTGCTCGCGGCGTTCGTGCTGCTGACCCTGCTGCTCGGCCTGGTGCGCGTGGTCCGCGGGCCGGCTCGGGTCGACCGGCTGCTGGTGATCCAGCTCTTCGGCACTGCCGGCACCGCGGTCCTGCTGGTGCTGGCCGACGCCGGGCAGCAGCCGGCGCTGCGTGACGTGGCGCTGCTGCTGGCCCTGCTCGCGGCCATCGCCAGTGCTGCGCTGGTCCAGCTGCTGCGGCGGAGCCGCCATGAGTGA
- a CDS encoding cation:proton antiporter, with protein sequence MSDWLHWASWAPLLAGLGFLVAGSLGLLRFPDAVSRLHALTKADTLGLGLIVLGLSLRADSLLAIAQMLLIWLLILASGAVACQLLARQSEEDGHD encoded by the coding sequence ATGAGTGACTGGCTGCACTGGGCCAGCTGGGCGCCGCTGCTGGCGGGCCTCGGCTTTCTGGTGGCCGGCAGCCTCGGCCTGCTGCGTTTCCCCGATGCGGTCAGCCGGCTGCATGCGTTGACCAAGGCTGACACCCTGGGCCTCGGGCTGATCGTCCTCGGCCTGTCGCTGCGCGCCGACAGCCTGCTGGCAATCGCGCAGATGCTGCTGATCTGGCTGCTGATCCTGGCCTCCGGCGCCGTCGCCTGCCAGCTGCTCGCGCGGCAGAGCGAGGAGGACGGGCATGACTGA
- a CDS encoding hydrogenase subunit MbhD domain-containing protein: MTELLLDGTLGVLLLGLAAGALHARQLYAAVLLFIAFGLILALVWARLGAADLALAEAAIGAGLTGVLLFAALARQPLEGSEPRLPAPRRLAVLAVLLPLFWLLFDAVAPLAEARSPLPAAVEAALPDSGVSHPVTAVLLNFRAWDTLLELAVLLLALLGARQSGPARLALSRPWPLLRAWAPTLAPLLVLASGYVLWRGAASPGGAFQAGAVLAAGLVLLRLADALPPLGWHRLPLRLAVLGGLLLFVGVAAACAWFGRGWLTYPSGWAKPLILLIEAAATLSIGLSLALLVVGERAERQR, from the coding sequence ATGACTGAGCTGCTGCTCGACGGCACCCTCGGCGTGTTGCTGCTCGGCCTGGCGGCCGGGGCACTGCATGCCCGCCAGCTGTACGCGGCGGTGCTGCTGTTCATCGCTTTCGGGCTGATCCTGGCGCTGGTCTGGGCCCGTCTCGGCGCGGCGGACCTGGCGCTCGCCGAAGCGGCGATCGGCGCCGGCCTCACCGGCGTGCTGCTGTTCGCTGCGCTGGCCCGGCAACCGCTGGAAGGCAGCGAGCCGCGCCTGCCGGCACCGCGGCGCTTGGCGGTGCTGGCGGTGCTGTTGCCCCTGTTCTGGCTGTTGTTCGATGCCGTGGCGCCGCTGGCCGAGGCGCGTTCGCCGCTGCCGGCAGCGGTCGAGGCGGCGTTGCCTGACAGCGGCGTGAGCCACCCGGTGACGGCCGTGCTGCTGAATTTCCGGGCCTGGGACACCCTGCTCGAACTGGCGGTGCTGCTGCTGGCGCTGCTCGGCGCCCGGCAGAGCGGCCCGGCCCGGCTGGCGCTGAGCCGGCCCTGGCCGCTGCTGCGCGCCTGGGCCCCGACCCTGGCGCCGCTGCTGGTGCTGGCCAGCGGCTATGTGCTCTGGCGCGGCGCGGCCTCGCCCGGTGGCGCCTTTCAGGCCGGCGCGGTGCTGGCCGCAGGGCTGGTGCTGCTGCGCCTGGCCGATGCCCTGCCGCCGCTCGGCTGGCACCGCCTGCCGCTGCGCCTGGCGGTGCTCGGCGGGCTGCTGCTGTTCGTCGGCGTGGCTGCCGCGTGCGCCTGGTTCGGGCGTGGCTGGCTGACCTATCCCAGCGGCTGGGCCAAACCGCTGATCCTGCTGATCGAGGCCGCCGCGACCCTGTCCATCGGCCTCAGCCTGGCGCTGCTGGTGGTCGGCGAGCGCGCGGAGCGCCAGCGATGA
- a CDS encoding NADH-quinone oxidoreductase subunit K, whose product MNATLLWVALGLGLWLLGLHGLLTLRQPLRRIIAINLMGSGVFLLMIALAARHTPTDPLLVALVVTGLVVAVSATALALRLVNGLARRDEKRS is encoded by the coding sequence ATGAACGCCACACTGCTGTGGGTCGCCCTTGGCCTCGGGCTCTGGCTGCTCGGCCTGCATGGCCTGCTGACCCTGCGCCAGCCGCTGCGGCGGATCATCGCCATCAACCTGATGGGCAGTGGCGTGTTCCTGCTGATGATCGCCCTGGCGGCGCGCCACACGCCGACCGATCCCCTGCTGGTGGCGCTGGTGGTCACCGGTCTGGTGGTGGCCGTCAGCGCCACGGCCCTGGCCCTGCGCCTGGTCAACGGCCTGGCCCGCCGCGACGAGAAACGGTCATGA
- a CDS encoding proton-conducting transporter transmembrane domain-containing protein — protein MNSALLSLLLPLAGALWLLLARPRRPGRWVVAVSLASLLAAALALVEVLAGGSQQLLVGGWAEGLAIRLRLTPLAALLLLFTALLHLLVALYATRIAHAAGGEDFWPLSCLLQAALAALWLSADLFNLYVTLELLALCAVALVALAGDAAWKPALNYLLLSLAGSLAYLLGVTLLYGRYGVLDIPSLAALAEADAATRTALLLASLGLMLKAALWPLHLWLPPAHAAAPTAVSALLSALVVKGPLYILWLLWSEIAPAELGREAGGLFAAAGVLALLAGGWSALRAPLLKSLVAYSTVAQLGYALLALGLLLQLQDPRLHAALWLFVLAHGLAKASMFLAAGELKSILGSTRVRGMKGASQNVPVALTAFAVAGGSLIGLPPSGGFVAKWLLLEPLLAEPRLWPWAFGILLGTLLSAAYVMRVVSHGFDRARPNPPSLRADRPAQWLALLPALLVWCLALVSEPLLRWLGGLG, from the coding sequence ATGAACAGCGCCTTGCTCAGCCTGCTGCTGCCGCTGGCCGGCGCGCTCTGGCTGCTGCTGGCCCGGCCGCGTCGACCGGGACGCTGGGTGGTCGCTGTGAGCCTCGCCAGCCTGCTGGCCGCAGCCTTGGCGCTCGTCGAGGTCCTCGCCGGTGGCAGCCAGCAGCTGCTGGTCGGTGGCTGGGCGGAAGGCTTGGCGATCCGCCTGCGGCTGACCCCGCTGGCCGCGCTGCTGTTGCTGTTCACCGCGTTGCTGCACCTGCTGGTAGCGCTGTACGCCACGCGCATCGCCCATGCGGCGGGCGGCGAGGACTTCTGGCCACTGTCCTGCCTGCTGCAGGCGGCGCTCGCGGCGCTCTGGCTGTCAGCGGATCTGTTCAATCTCTACGTCACGCTGGAGCTGCTCGCCCTCTGCGCGGTGGCGCTGGTCGCACTGGCCGGCGATGCGGCCTGGAAGCCGGCGCTCAATTACCTGCTGCTGTCGCTCGCCGGTTCGCTGGCCTATCTGCTGGGCGTGACACTGCTCTACGGACGCTACGGCGTACTCGACATCCCCTCGCTGGCGGCGTTGGCCGAGGCGGATGCCGCCACCCGCACGGCGCTGTTGCTGGCCAGCCTCGGCCTGATGCTCAAGGCGGCGCTGTGGCCACTGCACCTGTGGTTGCCACCGGCCCACGCCGCGGCGCCGACGGCAGTCAGCGCCCTGCTTTCGGCGCTGGTGGTCAAGGGGCCGCTGTACATCCTCTGGCTGCTGTGGAGCGAGATTGCCCCCGCCGAGCTGGGCCGCGAGGCCGGTGGCCTGTTCGCCGCCGCCGGCGTGCTGGCGCTGCTGGCGGGCGGATGGTCGGCGCTGCGTGCGCCGTTGCTCAAGAGCCTGGTCGCCTATTCGACGGTGGCCCAGCTGGGGTATGCGCTGCTCGCGCTCGGCCTGTTGCTGCAGCTGCAGGACCCGCGACTGCACGCTGCGCTGTGGCTGTTCGTGCTGGCGCACGGGCTGGCCAAGGCCTCGATGTTTCTCGCTGCCGGTGAGCTGAAGAGCATTCTGGGCAGCACGCGCGTACGCGGGATGAAGGGAGCCAGCCAGAACGTGCCGGTGGCGCTGACCGCCTTTGCCGTGGCCGGTGGCAGCCTGATCGGGCTGCCGCCCAGTGGCGGTTTTGTCGCCAAATGGCTGCTGCTCGAGCCGCTGCTGGCCGAGCCGCGGCTGTGGCCCTGGGCCTTCGGCATCCTGCTCGGCACGCTGCTCTCGGCTGCCTATGTGATGCGCGTGGTCAGCCATGGCTTCGACCGCGCCCGGCCGAACCCGCCGAGCCTGCGTGCCGATCGCCCGGCGCAATGGCTGGCGCTGCTGCCGGCGCTGCTGGTCTGGTGCCTGGCGCTGGTCAGCGAACCGCTGCTGCGCTGGCTCGGAGGGCTGGGCTGA